One stretch of Nicotiana tabacum cultivar K326 chromosome 18, ASM71507v2, whole genome shotgun sequence DNA includes these proteins:
- the LOC142172690 gene encoding uncharacterized protein LOC142172690 gives MVTRVSDDPQMIHSLVQSRKGDIKCYLTVVYGFNKLEQRRELWKNLQQISTIVTSPWLVAGDFNDVLYTSDRLSCNPVSFAETQYFSSCLQQTALSELPWHGEYYTWTNKQPGVDKVISRIDRVFGIYEWMMNWNHVETVYDLPQISDHAPMVLTLASSCWDGKVPFRFFNIWTNHQEFTQIVTEVWNAKNSTGIMKSIW, from the coding sequence ATGGTTACTAGAGTCAGTGATGACCCTCAAATGATTCACTCTCTAGTACAAAGCAGAAAGGGGGATATTAAGTGCTATCTGACTGTTGTCTATGGATTTAATAAGCTAGAACAAAGAAGAGAATTGTGGAAGAATCTTCAACAAATTTCTACAATTGTTACTAGTCCATGGTTGGTTGCAGGTGATTTTAATGATGTGTTATATACTAGTGATCGACTATCTTGTAATCCTGTTAGCTTTGCAGAAACTCAATATTTTAGCTCATGTCTGCAACAGACAGCTTTGTCTGAACTACCTTGGCATGGTGAGTATTACACTTGGACAAACAAGCAGCCTGGAGTTGATAAGGTTATCAGCAGAATTGATAGAGTTTTTGGTATTTATGAATGGATGATGAACTGGAATCATGTGGAGACAGTCTATGATCTTCCTCAAATATCAGATCATGCCCCTATGGTGTTAACTCTAGCAAGCTCATGTTGGGATGGGAAAGTTCCATTTCGATTCTTCAATATATGGACTAATCACCAGGAATTCACTCAGATAGTGACTGAAGTGTGGAATGCAAAGAACTCTACCGGTATTATGAAATCTATATGGTAA